Within the Coriobacteriia bacterium genome, the region CTGCCGCGCGCGCGAACGCTCCGGCTTGAAAACGGGTGTCATACCCGACGACGATCGTCGCTGCCGGCTCCTTTCTCGCCCACACGCGACCCGCCGCCAAAGCGACACGGCGCAAAGAGGCGTACGTGAAATCGGCGCCGATGACCGCTCGCCAACCATCGGTGCCGAAGTGAATTTCGTTTGATGGCACTAGCTTTGTCCTTCTGTCAGTTTTTTGAAAAGTTCAATGTAGGAATCCACCATCTGTCGCTCGGTGAATAACTCGCGCACGCGCTTGCCGCCGGCCTCGCCCATGGCATGGGCGCGTTGCGGGTCGGTGACCAAGTCGCGAATCGCATCGGCCAAAGCGGCCGAATCATCGGGCTCGACCAAAATACCGGTTTCCCCATCTATGACGACTTCGGGGATTCCGCCGACGTTACTTGCAATCACCGGCTTGTCAAGCGACATCGCCTCAAGCGCGACGACTGCGGCAGCCTCGGCGCGAGACGACATGACGGTGATGTCACACGCCGCATACCACGGTGCGATCAGCGGAGCATAGCCGACGATTTGGAAGTCATGCTCAATACCTTCGCCTTTTGCGTAATCGCGCAAAACATTTTTCTCGGGACCGGAACCGGCCACGAAAAAGTGCGGCTTGAGCACCGGCGCATCAGACGGCCACGTGTGCAACATATGGGCGGCCGCCTCGGCCAGTACGTCGATACCTTTCGATGAGTCCATATTTCGGGCCGCACAAAAAATGAGCGGGCGGCGCTTCTCTTTGACCGTCGACACCGGAATCTTTCCGGCACCGTCCCCAGTCAGGTCGGTCGACGCCTCTTTGAACGCGTCGGCATCGATTCCATTGGGAATCACGGTGATGATATCTTTGGGAACGCCATGTCTGACTAAGGCATCGGCCACGGCTTGCGATATGGCGACATAGGCATCGGAACGGTCGCGCTTGACCGTGTCGATGAGGTCGCGAAACGTCACCTCGACATTCCCGCCGAAAAACTCAACGGGGACATTGGGCATACGTGCGGCGGTATTGACGACTTTGACGTTTGCCGGTGCGGCTTGGCGAACCAAGAGATTGGTGAAATAGCCGGTACCGCTGATTACGTTGGCATTTATGCGCCATGCGGCATCTTTTATGGCGTGGACGATGGCGGGAGCTCGAAAACGCGACATGGATATGGCGGTCACATCCGCTCCCGCGTCGATGGCCGCATGCGCGAAACCCGAACCGGCGGCAGCCACGACGGCGACACGTGCGCCCGAAGCGAGCAGTCCTTTCACGAGAGGAAGGGCGCGCAAACCGTAACGCCCGACGCTGGGACCCGAGAAGTTATTTACGATTACCACACGTAATTT harbors:
- a CDS encoding glycosyltransferase family 4 protein translates to MSSKLRVVIVNNFSGPSVGRYGLRALPLVKGLLASGARVAVVAAAGSGFAHAAIDAGADVTAISMSRFRAPAIVHAIKDAAWRINANVISGTGYFTNLLVRQAAPANVKVVNTAARMPNVPVEFFGGNVEVTFRDLIDTVKRDRSDAYVAISQAVADALVRHGVPKDIITVIPNGIDADAFKEASTDLTGDGAGKIPVSTVKEKRRPLIFCAARNMDSSKGIDVLAEAAAHMLHTWPSDAPVLKPHFFVAGSGPEKNVLRDYAKGEGIEHDFQIVGYAPLIAPWYAACDITVMSSRAEAAAVVALEAMSLDKPVIASNVGGIPEVVIDGETGILVEPDDSAALADAIRDLVTDPQRAHAMGEAGGKRVRELFTERQMVDSYIELFKKLTEGQS